ACCACAGTGATGCCAGTGAACACACCACAGTGATGACAGTGAATGCACCACAGTGATGACAGTGAACAAACCACAGTGATTACAGTGAACGCACCACAGTGATGCCAGTGAACACACCACAGTGATGCCAGTGAACACACCACAGTGATGACAGTGAATGCACCACAGTGATGACAGTGAACAAACCACAGTGATGACAGTGAACGCACCACAGTGATGACAGTGAACACACCACAGTGATGCCAGTGAACACACCACAGTGATGACAGTGAATGCACCACAGTGATGACAGTGAACAAACCACAGTGATGACAGTGAACGCACCACAGTGATGACAGTGAACACACCACAGTGATGACAGTGAACGCACCACAGTGATGACAGTGAACACACCACAGTGATGACAGTGAACACACCACAGTGATGACAGTGAACAAACCACAGTACCTTGGGTGTCGTTGTACCAACAGTCCCCAAAGATCTCGGCTGCTGATTGATGTCGGCACGGCAACAAGCTGCTCCTCCTTGACCCCGGTCAGCTCGGCGCTCTTAGCGaagtacaacacacacacctggagaagaacacacacatctgatgaacacacacatctgaagaacacacacatctgaagaacacacacatctgatgaacacacacatctgaagaacacacacatctgatgaacacacacatctggagaacacacacatctgatgaacacacacatctggagaacacacatctgatgaacacacacatctgatgaacacacacatctggagaacacacatctgatgaacacacacatctgaagaacacacacatctgatgaacacacacatctggagaacacacacatctgatgaacacacacatctggagaacacacacatctgatgaacacacacatctggagaacacacacatctaAAGAACACACATAtctgaagaacacacacatctgaagaacacacacacctggagaaCACCTGATTTAATCTATGATGTCATTGCGTGTTTCAGAAGTTAgggttgacctctgacctctcacaGGTGATCATCAGACTGAGATCAGAGGCCGGTGTTTCAGTGTCAGTGAGTCTCACCTGAGCAGGTGAGagacgctgtgtgtgtgtgtgtgtgtgtgtgtgtgtgtgtgtgtgtgtgtgtgtcaggtcagTCCTGTCCCCCCCTGTGCCTGTAACCAATCAGGAGGCTGTATTTCCGTCCGTGTGGGTCACGTGATAAAACTCCTCGTGTCCCACGCGGTGACCCTGATCCTGGTCTGGATTTCGTTTGTTAGTGAACCCCTCTCTGTCCCGGCCTCAGGTCAGCACTACGTCACGTTGACAAGTCACGTTGACCACCTGCCTGATCTACCTGCCcggacacacacggacacacacacggacacacacacacggacacacacacacggacaaacacggacacacacggacacacagagCGAGCGGGTTTCCACCTGTGCAGGTCTGTCCAGGTCTGTGCCGGTCTAGCTTGGTGTTACATGGAGACTAACAGTGGGGGGGTCTGGTGCAGTCTGACCCTCCTCACACAGTCACGTGTTTCTGAGCGCGAGACTCACCTGCGCAGTCATGGAGCGGTTTACAGGAACACCTGAAGAGAATGGAGGGTTCCTGAACGCGTCTGTTTACCTGCTGCCtgcctcactctctgctcctcctcctcctcttcctcactctctgctcctcctcctcctcttcctcactctctgctcctcctcctcttcctcactctctgctcctcctcctcttcctcactctctgctcctcctcctcttcctcactctctgctcctcctcttcctcactctctgctcctcctcctcttcctcactctctgctcctcctcctcctcttcctctctgaggATTAAACAGCAGCTGTGACTCATCactgcccccctgtggacacacaCTGGAACAGCAGCCTGGTCAGCAGATCAACATGAACGTTATCAGACTCATGACGTCACCGGACTCatactgagcatgctcagtacAGACTCCTCTCTGTCCAATCAGCTGTGGAGACTCAATgaatacaaacaacaaaaagaatcaaaataatttatttatattaatctGACACCAACAATCAAACTtcaaaaaaacaggaaataaaaaactctgattttaaataattcacagaaaaatataaatttactaaattataaaaaaatatcccCAAAGATTTAAAGTTTCCCTTTTCACACAATCTGAACAAacaacaatacacacacacgcgcgcgcacacgcacacacatacacagcaggAGActaccaaacaaaaacaacacacacacacacacacacacacacacacacagtcatttgGTCCCTCTGGTTGCCATGGAGACctcatctgtctgtctgggtGTTGAACTTTAGTGTTTTTATAAACAGGTGTTTCagtctgtgacctttgacctgtgtgTAGGTCGGCCCATGTTgggttgacctttgaccctgacgCCCCGTGTTCCGAGTCTTTTCATTAACGTAAACAGGTTCCTGTTCttagtgttgttgtgtgtgtctgtgtgtgttagtgtgtacgtgtgtgttagtgtgtacgtgtgtgtgtgtgtgtgtgtgtgtgtgtgtgtgtgtgtgtgtgtgtgtgtaacagctgAATGTGTTCTGCCTCACAGTCTGAAGATGTTAGATTTGAACCTTCAGATTAAAGAGTTTATCCTGACTCCATGTTTTTGTAACGTCTTCTTTTTGTCGGTCACTCGAGCTCCACTCTGAAAGCACTGATCTCCATCGGCTGCAGCCGAGTGATGTGAGTCTGCTGCCCGACAGAATCTGGCTCATCATGTTCTCTCAGCAGAGTGAGACCAGAACGACGGACCGACCGGAACTGAAGAGGGGAGAACAGATCGTCCAGATTCACCTggagacaaacaaataaacacacacacacacacacacacacacacacacacacacacacacacacacacacacacacacacaacacacaaacacacacaaaataaaaaggtcagaaagagtaaacataaacaaactgttgacatgttgacgtttatctgtgtgttgttgtctttatttgagcACCTCCTCGTCTTTGCTCCATGTGCACTGCAATGCTGGCTGGGGGGCGGAGCTACAATCAAAGCCCTTCCTGTGGAGGAGCAGGGCCACTTCCTGTGATGGAGTGTCTGCTTCCTGTttaccacaaacaaacaaacaaacaaacaaacaaacaaacagcagtcaGTAACGTGAGCTGACTCTCTGGACTCGTGGATTCTGTGACTTTGATCTTCGTCATCCGTCCGTCACCGACAGCGCTCGCCTCGTCCCAGCTGTCACTGGACCGGAGGCGGAGTTAGAACCTGGTCAGGTGACCGGCCAATCACAGGGCGTCTCGTTAATTAGATactaagatgtgtgtgtgtaacctctgcagctcctcagaCCGGCCCCGCTCCGCTCCGCGTACTGGTCTGAATCTGAACAGAAAACCAAACGGCTCTGCAGGGGGTCTAGGTGGGTCCAGGTGTGTCCTCACCTGCGTGTCCTCCAGCGTCCTCAGGTTCAGCAGGTGAACGTCACACGGCAGCGACGTGCCAAGTGGCAGGAAGGGGCGGAGCTTTGGCAGCTGGCTGTTGCTAGGGGTAACCATGGTAACTGGTGGGTGGCAGAGGCAAAGCGAGGTAATGTGGGCGAGCAGGGACAGGTGTTCCACTGAGGCCCCTCCCACTTCCTGTAAAATCACAGGAGAAGAAAATACAATGAAAGCTGCAGGCGGATGAACACGGGTCTAAGGAGGATCAGGTGGAACCCCTTGAAGGACCTGAAGAGGACCAAAAACACCAGACTGAAGCAGGTTTACATTTCACAACACCCACGGGAGACTCGGGTCTCAGGAGGTTCAGGGTCTGGACTGATGAAGACTGGTGAGCCGACTTGCCATGTCTTGAACCCGTAACTCACACATCCTGACATTagcttagcatgctaacattagcttagtATGCTAACCGGGCTGAATCTGTTATTGAAACGTTCTCCTGGGAAAGTGTCACACTGTTATAATGCCCCGCCCCCTCACCTGAGCCCCGCCCCTcctgtcctccagcagcagctcgtAGAGACTGGAGGTCAGCTTGTTGTCCGTGACTCCTTGACCAAGACCGCGGTTATCGTCCTGCTGCAGCCGCCGGTCCAACACCACCTCCAGCTCACCTGCACAGGTAGACATCCTGTGAAAGGACTGAAGAACTAAAGAGTCTCTGCAGGACGCTTCGCAGGGGACCAGACTCACCTGGTCTGAGGGATGCCACGGCCTGACTCTGAGCCGACAGCAGAGACAGGCGAGACGTCGAGTCCTGAACGAACGCCGCCGAACTCATCGGGTAAAAGTTCGCCTGCAGGGGGAGCTTCGCCAGAGTCCGCCGCTGCTGCATCTGCACGATCAAAAATCAATGATTCAATCAAACAGGTCACAGGACAGGTGAGAGGCTGCAGTCTGTGGACCAATAACCAACATATAtactgtgacatcatcagactCTGTGATATCAACAGACTCTGTGACATCAACAGACTCTGTGACATCAACAGACTCTGTGACATCAACAGACTCTGTGACATCAACAGACTCTGTGACAtaaacagactctgtgacatcaacagactctgtgacatcaacagactctgtgacatcaacagactctgtgacatcaacagactctgtgacataaacagactctgtgacatcaacagactctgtgacatcaacagactctgtgacatcaacagactctgtgacatcatcagactctgtgacatcaacagactctgtgacatcatcagactctgtgacatcatcagactctgtgacatcatcagactctgtgacatcatcagactctgtgacatcatcagactctgtgacatcatcagactctgtgacatcatcagactctgtgacatcaacagactctgtgacatcaacagactctgtgacatcaacagactctgtgacatcaacagactctgtgacatcaacagactctgtgacatcaacagactctgtgacatcatcagactctgtgacatcaacagactctgtgacatcatcagactctgtgacatcatcagactctgtgacatcaacagactctgtgacatcatcagactCTGTGACATCAACAGACTCTGTGACATCAACAGACTCTGTGACATCAACAGACTCTGTGACATCATAAGACTCGGTGACATCATCAGACTCTTTGACATCATCATCAGACTCGGTGACAAACTGACCTGGAACCCGTTGAGGTCAGAGAAGAAGCGGTTGCCATTGGTAACATCACTGATGAGCCGCATGACAAGCTCTcggttgacctctgacctgatgtCCACCATGTTGGAAATCTCCAGCGATCTCCCAGCATGCCCTAGGGCAGAGATAAtgagaagcttttattttgaaatctctGATTCAAActaaaaagacacatttcagTAACTGGAAGTGACCTCATCCAAAGGAAGTTGTGACATAAACAGGACAACACTGAGCATGCTCAAACACTAGCTGCCAGAAAAACATAAAGGTGAGACAGGCAACAGCCTGACAGCCCGGACTCAGGGCAACAGCCTGACAGCCTGGACTCAGGGCAACAGCCTGACAGCCTGGACTCAGGGCAACAGCCTGACAGCCTGGACTCAGGGCAGCACTCTGATCAAACCCTCTCTCTTACCCTCCAGGTGGTAAAGTCGAACtctgtgtgtgaaatgtttgtaacaggaagtgatgtcagagAAAATGGGACCTCTGGAGACCCGGACCAATGGAGGCTCTGAGGACGAGTAGAgctgtaagagagagagagagagagttagttCTGGTCTGATGGACCTGGTCTAGATTCAGTTTGGGTTGTGGACTCACCTGAGCACCCTCTGGCCCTGGCAGGAACAGGTAGGCTCCACTCTTGTCATGCTTGGATGTGGTCCCGTACCACAGAAACTGGACTTGGATCTGACGGACCAGACCGGACTGTAGGCGTAGCTtctacatttcaaaataaaggcacaggaaatagactgatcaataatcttttgtttcctgttgaaCTCTCTgagcagacttttattttggagggTCTGACCTGCAGCAGGCCGGTCTCTGAGGAACTCCATATTTGGATGTGCTTGTTGCTAAGCGACAGGGGGATGTCAGCCTCAGCCAGGTGCGACACCTGGAAGTGTTCAGACTTGACTTCGGTCGGGTTGCCATGACGACTGAAGGTGTACTGAGCGCGGGGGGTGGAGCCAACAGAGGATTTGGTCACATGATAAACCacgagagacagaggaggaagttCGGCCACAAAGTCCAGCTGGAAGAGAAAACAGGAAGAGTTCAAAAGCTCCACTTCCCGTTGTGACCTCACACTAAAGCTGTGCTCTGATTGGACAATGACTGATCACCTGGAAGGCTTCTGTGGACACTCTGCTTGGCTCCGCCCACACAGCAGAGATCTGTGCAGCCATTGGTTGACCTGTTTCTGCATCAACGACACGAGCATCCGGAGAGTCGACGACGACACTGATGACTGCAGATCGGCGCTGCTCCGTCGGGTTAAAGACCACCAATgacctgatgacatcatcactgatCAATAATCAATACTGACACGATGAGTCCACTGAGGctacatgctaacatgctaatgttAACAGTTATCTGTAGACCATGTTCACAGTCTCAGGTTAGCGTGCTAGCTTGTTAATATTAGCTAATTAGcagtaaacaggaagtaaagccCGGGCTGATGGGACCTGAAGATGGTGCCACATTCatcaggagcagcagctctgcaggtcAAAGCTAGCCTCATGCTAACATCACTGTGTGCTTTATTAGCGCTGAGCTGCAAGTGTAGCTGTTATGTAGCTAGCAGactaagctaacattagcatgctaTTAGCTTACCGTTAacgtagagagagagagaacaaaagagACAGACTGAGGAAGTCTTTACCACTAAAACGAAACAAAAACACCTTCAAAACATTAAGTCACCTAGCTTAGCATCAAAGATACAGACAGAAAGTTGTGTACACAAACAAAGATTTACATGTTAGCATCTACAGCTGTCAAGATAAGATGCTAGGCTACCTTGTGACACCACTTCCTGTTAACGAGTTAAAGTTTTTATACTAAGCTCTCTTTAACAGTTTTTTGAGCGATGCAGTGTCCCTTTAAATGTAtaccaactttatttaaaaggacaaaAACATGAAGCTTTTCTGACCCCGCCCCTTCTCTgtgtaagccccgccccctcacCTGGGCTCGTCACTGAGCATGAGCAATGTCTTCTGAGGCAGAGCGTCCTGCGCTGAGATGGAGTCAGCCTGAAAAACAGAAACGCTTCATAAGCTTCACACCTGATCCGACAAGCTCCGCCTTCAATCCGTCTGAAAACACAGCGTGAAATATCCGATGATGTCAGAGCGCACCATTTGCAAGAAGGGTTTCGACTGGTTGTGGTGGTACTGGCTCTTGTCCAATAGGAGGAGCCAGTGGGCGGAGCTCTGCAGCACCTTGCGCAGGTtcaggatggagagaaacaaTCTGTGAAATGAAGGTTTGAGTTGAACGTGAGAGTTTCAAACACGAGGTCTCGCCCCTCTGATCGCCCGTGAGCAGGGTCACATGATCTACAAACACACTCAGGCTGTTCATTTCAgcttctgtctctttaagaccctACGACACTCTGGAAACCTGGAAAAAAAGTCACGTCCTCTATTTGAAATGATGAAATATGTCCGTATTACAACATGTTAGTGTTACACTAATCACGCCCTTATAAGGACattcaccaatctgtgatgtcacagtttGTGTAAGTCGTTCAGAGGAGCCGGTCTCcttctgactcacacacaccttgacctcacacacaccttgaCCTCACGTCTGAAGCCCAACACACTCCTGACATCAACGTCTACCTTCAGAGCGAGTACGGCTGTGATGTTTACCTGTGACGTTGTTTACCTGTGACGTTGTTTACCTGTGACGTTGTTTACCTGTGACGTTGTTTACCTGTGACGTTGTTTACATGTGACGTTGTTTACatgtgacattgtttacctgtgACGTTGTTTACATGTGACGTTGTTTACCTGTGACGTTGTTTACCTGTGACGTTGTTTACCTGTGACGTTGTTTACCTGTGACGTTGTTTACCTGTGACGCTGTTTACCTGTGACGCTGTTTACCTGTGACGTTGTTTACCTGTGACGCTGTTTACCTGTGACGTTGTTTACCTGTGACGTTGTTTACCTTAAAATCAAACTCTTGTTAATAACTGAAAGTGAAGTGAAGACTGAGCGACGCTGTAAAACCCGCTGAGTGAAATCTCTCAGCTGAAGgaaatgttagctagctaaagTTAGATGCTAAAGCTAAATGGATGGTTATGATAGAGGCTAATGCTAACTGCTAACACTAAGCAGACTGTACCTGTTAGTTTTGGTGTAGACGTCCTTCTACGGAGAGCATGGAGGGACAAATGAGACAAGAAATGCTAACGCAAAAGATACTTAGGATTTCAGGTGCTACAATGCTAACACTGataacaaagttaaaaacatttaaatttaaacaaaaatgcaatTGATTTATTTACCTTAAATCAGGCTATCCATGCTAACACATGCTAATCTTTACCTGTGTTTGCTTTTAAGCTGTTAGCTGTTAGCCTTTATAAGCCATGTGCAAAGATGCTAAAGAGCTCTCAGCctacatgctaacatgctaactccAGACCTGCTCTTAAACTTTTGGCTAATGagtcatgctaacaggctaggATGCTAACAGGAAGTAGTTACCTGGTGCCGTAATCCACCACCACAGGGTCGCGTGCGGTGCCGGTGACCGCATCGTGATGCTGGAATAGAGCCAGGTTCCGCCTCCCCGCCgtcagagacaggaagtgatcaCGTGCTGGGAAATCTGCTACCAGACGACGGTCGCCATGGAAACGACGCATTTCAGCCAGCGTGAGACTGAAGAGGATTTCTGTCGCTCTGAGAGAGACGAACGTGTAACGATCAGCAGTGATGGGGGGGGGGATCCTCAGGTCAGTGTGACTCAGGTGGGGGGGCGTACCTGAGCGTGGCCTCCAGCGTCCTGTCCAGGCGTTTGTAGAAGGGGCGGGAGGTGAAGTATCCACTCCAGTAATGGTCGTCCCTGTCGGCGTACGTGAAGAAGTCGCCGCGCACCGCTGGCAGAGTCGTTCCCGCCGCGCTCAGACGTTTATGAAGAGCCAGGAAGTAATCTGAGAGCGTCCCGAAACGAGCCTGAGGAACCAATCAGGATCCAGCATTGATTATCAGAGCCACACAgagacaccacagaagaagaatgtcTCCAAACACCAGCGTGTGGCGGACCAGACTCTTCGATGTTTAAACATTCTCCCTGCCCTCATGCCCCGCCCCCTCCCACCCAGGTGTGTCAGCTGGTCACCTTGACATGCAGCTCCGGGTGTTGGTCGAAGTAGTCGAACAGTTTCTGGTAGTTTTCGAACTGAACGTCCCACTCGCTCGCCTCCATGAAGCGAAAGTCATCGCCGAGCGGGACGAGGAGGACGGGCGAGCTGAAGAGACGGGACTTCTGACGGTACTGATCGAGGAGGAGCTGCGCCCTGAGAGGACGGACAGGAAGTGACCACGCAGCATGCGGACAGGTGAGACAGGAGCAGTGGACACAGTCAGGGTCAGTCTAACAGAGAGCAAGGTCACTCAGAGGTCACACTGACCACGAGGTCACTCAGAGGTCACACTGACCGCGAGGTCGCTCAGAGGTCACACTGACCACGAGGTCACTCAGAGGTCACACTGACCGCGAGGTCGCTCAGAGGTCACACTGACCACGAGGTCACTCAGAGGTCACACTGACCGCGAGGTCGCTCAGAGGTCACACTTACCGCAAGGTCGCTCAGAGGTCACACTGACCACGAGGTCACTCAGAGGTCACACTGACCACGAGGTCACTCAGAGGTCACACTGACCGCGAGGTCACTCAGAGGTCACACTGACCACGAGGTCGCTCAGAGGTCACACTGACCACGAGGTCGCTCAGAGGTCACACTGACCACGAGGTCACTCAGAGGTCACACTGACCACGAGGTCGCTCAGAGGTCACACTGACCACGAGGTCACTCAGAGGTCACACTGACCACGAGGTGGAATCTCTGACCTGATCACAGCTTCAGATTCACATTCAGACATTTATGATGAAAGTTTCATTCTCTGTAAGAAAACGGTTTATctcaataataataactttagcCCCGCCTCCTGTCTACCTCTCCTTGACGTtctgctctgtgattggctgtggtGCTGTCCTCCATGGACACACGACCCGCCTCCCAGGCAGGCGGTGGAAATCAAACTGACAGCAGACCGCTGGGTTTGGACCACACGTGTGCGGCACGTCGTAGCTGTAGAAAGGCATCATGTGACATGTGATGTCACTGCGGGGGGAGGAGTCTAAAACACAGCAAGTGGGAGGAGTTACACAAACCAAGAAACCAACGTTTTCCATATTTGAATTCTATTCcaggatttcaaaataaaagtgtttttacGTCCAAtctattccctctctctctctctttctctgtctctctctctctctccttctctctttctttctctgtctctctctctctgtctctctctctctctctctctctctctccttctctctctctccttctctctctctctctctctgtctctctctctctctcctctctctctctctctctctgtctctctctcctctctctctgtctctctctctctctctctcaccccagTTTTGTCGCCATAGAAACTCGAGGGTCCGTTGCTGGGCAAAGTGTTTCTTCACAGCGTAGTGAACTCGTTGGATGACCATGTTttgaagccccgcccccttcaGCAGGTAGGTCATGGAGGGGGAGTGGCCAAAGGGGTCGATGGCCCAGCCACTGCTTGGCTGCACACCTGGACAGAAAGGTGAGATGTGATGTCACATGTGATATGTATTGTGATGTCATACAGGAACAGAAAGTAAGGAGTGGGGGCGGAGTCACGCACCCAGGTGTCGCTGCATCCAAAGGTGtccctccatcagctgatcGAGCAGCGCGTAATAATGAGAGTTAGCTTCGTCTGCCATCACCCATCCTCCCGTCACCAGCTCCAACTGGCCTGCCTTCAGAAgcctgaccaatcacagagcagcagaggggcGGGGCAAGAGAACAGGGATTGTGATTAAACTGATGAAACCTCTCTCATGTTGACGTGACCAATCGTTTGAGACTCACCGTCTGACCATCGCCCTCTTCTGCTCATCAAGCTCCGCCCACCACTTAGAGAAATAACTGATCTCCGCCCAGATCATCTTCCTCCTGAGCAAACACACAGCTATCATCATACATTAGCTCCTCCCACACAGCTGCCATCATACCTTAGCTCCTCCCactcagctgtcaatcataccTTAGCTCCTCCCactcagctgtcaatcataccTTAGCTCCTCCTACTCAGCTGTCATCATAACTTAGGCCCTCCAACACAGCTGTCATCATACCTTAGCTCCTCCCACACAGCTGCCATTATACCTTAGCTCCTCCCACTCAGCTGTCATCATACCTGAGCTCCTCCCACTCAGCTGTCATCATAACTTAGCCCCTCCCACTCAGCTGTCATCATAACTTAGCCCCTCCCACACAGCTGTCATCGTAACTTAGCCCCTCCCACACAGCTGTAAATCATACCTTAGCTCCTCCCACTTAGCTGTCAATCATACCTTAGCTCCTCCCACTCAGCTGTCATCATACCTGAGCTCCTCCCACTCAGCTGTCATCATACCTGAGCTCCTCCCACTCAGCTGTCATCATACCTGAGCTCCTCCCACTCAGCTGTCATCATACCTGAGCTCCTCCCACTCAGCTGTCATCATACCTTAGCTCCTCCCACTCAGCTGTCATCATAACTTAGCTCCTCCCactcagctgtcaatcataccTTAGCTCCTCCCACTCAGCTGTCATCATAACTTAGCCCCTACCACACAGCTGTCATCGAACCTTAGCCCCTcccacacagctgtcaatcataccTTAGCTCCTCCCACTCTTCTTTAAATGATATGAGTACAGAGTGTGTGATGTCACCTGGCGTCCTCGCTCAGCTTGGTCAGCATGTTGTCCAGAATGTGTCGGGTCTGATCCTGATAATAACCGTCAaaggtcttcaaccagcctgacacacacacacacacacacacacacacacacacacacacacacacacagttaaatgTACATCTGTTGAAGCCAAGCTGCCGCTCCAGAATCCTAAGCTATGATTGGTTATCTCCCTGTAAGGGGCGGGGCTTATAATGACCGGGCTTGGTTCTCGTCATCTGgttgtggcgccccctgtggacaaagcctCTGCAGATATTTAAAACCACGGCAGCGTGTGATCTGACTCACCCGGGTCGTTGTGTGAGTGAGGAACCAGGACCACCTCCAGCGGCTGTTCGTCCCACTCGTTGTCATGGTAACTGATCTCGAAGCCCTGTTTCCAGGCGCCGCCGTTCAGGTTATCGAAAGGCAGGAGGTCGTACACGTCGAGCAGCTGaaacatcataaataaatataacgcTGTTTATGAGTCATCGAACAGCTGATGGAGAAACTCCACAGAGACAGCATGCTAAGCTAACCTGCTAACCTTTGTTCCATCCTTTATCTCTGCAGCCAATCGGCAGCCTGGCAGCGTGTCAGCTTGGCTGTGGGCGGAGACCAAGCTCAAGTTGACCCTTCCACCTTGTCTTTCCTTTTCCCATGATGCTTTGCGGAGGAGCAGAGAGTCACGTAGCGTAGCAACCAGACGGTTGTTGTCGTAGAGGAGACGCTCCAGCCTGTCAATCTTCTTCTGGAGGCGGGACAAATCCTGCTCCACAGACCAATGAGAACCAACTCTGTAACATTCAACACCGTCATGTCTGCTGAGCGGAACagaacctttattttgaaagtccactgatgatgtcactgacCTCGTCTACCTGTCCGGCAGGTTTCTCCTGGCTCTGCTGAAGCTCCGCCCCCTGCATCAGCTCCAGCATGCGGTACAGTGACATCACAGCGAAGCAGAAGACTCCGCCCACCAACACGGACAGCAGCtgactcctcttcatcactgagAGGAAGGATGAACACTTCAGACACTGTCCaggtgcatcatgggaaatgtaggagcCACATTGTGCAGAGTCTGAGTGTTCGTTTACAGACGATCAACGCGGTATTGATTGATCGAATTAAAGCGAGTGATAAACACTGAGTCACTCTGTCATCTACAAACACCTTCAtgacttcttcttcct
The sequence above is drawn from the Notolabrus celidotus isolate fNotCel1 unplaced genomic scaffold, fNotCel1.pri scaffold_134_arrow_ctg1, whole genome shotgun sequence genome and encodes:
- the LOC117808653 gene encoding alpha-mannosidase 2-like isoform X2; amino-acid sequence: MLTKLSEDARRKMIWAEISYFSKWWAELDEQKRAMVRRLLKAGQLELVTGGWVMADEANSHYYALLDQLMEGHLWMQRHLGVQPSSGWAIDPFGHSPSMTYLLKGAGLQNMVIQRVHYAVKKHFAQQRTLEFLWRQNWDSSPRSDITCHMMPFYSYDVPHTCGPNPAVCCQFDFHRLPGRRVVCPWRTAPQPITEQNVKERAQLLLDQYRQKSRLFSSPVLLVPLGDDFRFMEASEWDVQFENYQKLFDYFDQHPELHVKARFGTLSDYFLALHKRLSAAGTTLPAVRGDFFTYADRDDHYWSGYFTSRPFYKRLDRTLEATLRATEILFSLTLAEMRRFHGDRRLVADFPARDHFLSLTAGRRNLALFQHHDAVTGTARDPVVVDYGTRLFLSILNLRKVLQSSAHWLLLLDKSQYHHNQSKPFLQMADSISAQDALPQKTLLMLSDEPRSLVVFNPTEQRRSAVISVVVDSPDARVVDAETGQPMAAQISAVWAEPSRVSTEAFQLDFVAELPPLSLVVYHVTKSSVGSTPRAQYTFSRHGNPTEVKSEHFQVSHLAEADIPLSLSNKHIQIWSSSETGLLQKLRLQSGLVRQIQVQFLWYGTTSKHDKSGAYLFLPGPEGAQLYSSSEPPLVRVSRGPIFSDITSCYKHFTHRVRLYHLEGHAGRSLEISNMVDIRSEVNRELVMRLISDVTNGNRFFSDLNGFQMQQRRTLAKLPLQANFYPMSSAAFVQDSTSRLSLLSAQSQAVASLRPGELEVVLDRRLQQDDNRGLGQGVTDNKLTSSLYELLLEDRRGGAQEVGGASVEHLSLLAHITSLCLCHPPVTMVTPSNSQLPKLRPFLPLGTSLPCDVHLLNLRTLEDTQEADTPSQEVALLLHRKGFDCSSAPQPALQCTWSKDEEVNLDDLFSPLQFRSVRRSGLTLLREHDEPDSVGQQTHITRLQPMEISAFRVELE
- the LOC117808653 gene encoding alpha-mannosidase 2-like isoform X1, which gives rise to MMKRSQLLSVLVGGVFCFAVMSLYRMLELMQGAELQQSQEKPAGQVDEDLSRLQKKIDRLERLLYDNNRLVATLRDSLLLRKASWEKERQGGRVNLSLVSAHSQADTLPGCRLAAEIKDGTKLLDVYDLLPFDNLNGGAWKQGFEISYHDNEWDEQPLEVVLVPHSHNDPGWLKTFDGYYQDQTRHILDNMLTKLSEDARRKMIWAEISYFSKWWAELDEQKRAMVRRLLKAGQLELVTGGWVMADEANSHYYALLDQLMEGHLWMQRHLGVQPSSGWAIDPFGHSPSMTYLLKGAGLQNMVIQRVHYAVKKHFAQQRTLEFLWRQNWDSSPRSDITCHMMPFYSYDVPHTCGPNPAVCCQFDFHRLPGRRVVCPWRTAPQPITEQNVKERAQLLLDQYRQKSRLFSSPVLLVPLGDDFRFMEASEWDVQFENYQKLFDYFDQHPELHVKARFGTLSDYFLALHKRLSAAGTTLPAVRGDFFTYADRDDHYWSGYFTSRPFYKRLDRTLEATLRATEILFSLTLAEMRRFHGDRRLVADFPARDHFLSLTAGRRNLALFQHHDAVTGTARDPVVVDYGTRLFLSILNLRKVLQSSAHWLLLLDKSQYHHNQSKPFLQMADSISAQDALPQKTLLMLSDEPRSLVVFNPTEQRRSAVISVVVDSPDARVVDAETGQPMAAQISAVWAEPSRVSTEAFQLDFVAELPPLSLVVYHVTKSSVGSTPRAQYTFSRHGNPTEVKSEHFQVSHLAEADIPLSLSNKHIQIWSSSETGLLQKLRLQSGLVRQIQVQFLWYGTTSKHDKSGAYLFLPGPEGAQLYSSSEPPLVRVSRGPIFSDITSCYKHFTHRVRLYHLEGHAGRSLEISNMVDIRSEVNRELVMRLISDVTNGNRFFSDLNGFQMQQRRTLAKLPLQANFYPMSSAAFVQDSTSRLSLLSAQSQAVASLRPGELEVVLDRRLQQDDNRGLGQGVTDNKLTSSLYELLLEDRRGGAQEVGGASVEHLSLLAHITSLCLCHPPVTMVTPSNSQLPKLRPFLPLGTSLPCDVHLLNLRTLEDTQEADTPSQEVALLLHRKGFDCSSAPQPALQCTWSKDEEVNLDDLFSPLQFRSVRRSGLTLLREHDEPDSVGQQTHITRLQPMEISAFRVELE